In one Kosmotoga arenicorallina S304 genomic region, the following are encoded:
- the rpsC gene encoding 30S ribosomal protein S3, with the protein MGQKVHPYGFRLGITKDWKARWINEKNYKEYLVEDVKIREFIKKNYHAAGVSDIYIERPETGKVSITIKCARPGVIIGRKGVEVKALRSKLEKLITRQFQLNIEEVKTPEIDAILVAEDIAARIEKRASYKRAMKRAIFTAMRKGAKGIKIMVSGRLNGADIARTEWYLEGRLPLQTLRSDIDYGYTTAMTKMGIIGVKVWIYKGDIRN; encoded by the coding sequence GTGGGTCAGAAAGTACATCCTTATGGTTTCAGACTTGGTATAACCAAGGACTGGAAAGCTCGCTGGATTAATGAAAAGAACTACAAGGAATATCTTGTTGAAGACGTTAAAATTCGTGAATTTATCAAGAAAAACTATCACGCAGCTGGTGTTTCCGATATTTACATAGAACGCCCGGAAACTGGCAAAGTATCAATCACAATCAAATGTGCCAGGCCCGGTGTGATCATTGGTAGAAAAGGTGTTGAGGTCAAAGCCCTAAGATCAAAACTCGAAAAATTGATCACACGGCAATTTCAGCTTAACATAGAGGAAGTCAAAACACCCGAGATAGATGCGATACTAGTAGCTGAAGATATTGCCGCAAGAATTGAAAAGAGAGCTTCCTACAAAAGGGCCATGAAGCGTGCCATATTCACTGCCATGAGAAAAGGTGCCAAAGGCATTAAAATAATGGTTTCCGGAAGGCTCAATGGTGCTGATATTGCGAGAACCGAATGGTACCTTGAAGGAAGACTTCCTCTCCAGACGTTGAGGTCTGACATCGATTACGGGTACACCACTGCCATGACCAAAATGGGCATAATCGGTGTCAAGGTCTGGATATACAAAGGCGACATCAGGAACTGA
- the rplV gene encoding 50S ribosomal protein L22, whose amino-acid sequence MPENTPRPKRSVFHKQRKESKASTPVIEARAVAKYLRISPLKARDVVNAIRGKNVGEAFQILEFSPKKAARLVYKVLRSAVANAENNFGLDVDNLYVSEAVVEDGPRMKRLWTRGRGRADILLKRFSHIRLVVKDREKEKELTIPQERGDN is encoded by the coding sequence ATGCCCGAAAACACGCCAAGACCAAAACGATCAGTATTTCATAAACAGCGAAAGGAAAGCAAAGCCTCCACTCCGGTGATAGAGGCCAGAGCAGTTGCGAAATATTTGAGGATTTCCCCTCTAAAAGCCCGCGACGTCGTTAACGCGATAAGGGGCAAAAATGTGGGAGAAGCCTTCCAGATTCTCGAATTCTCCCCTAAAAAGGCCGCAAGACTTGTCTATAAAGTGTTAAGATCTGCGGTCGCAAATGCGGAGAATAACTTCGGCCTCGATGTTGACAACCTCTACGTGAGCGAAGCTGTTGTCGAAGATGGCCCAAGAATGAAAAGGCTCTGGACCCGCGGAAGGGGCAGGGCGGACATTCTGTTGAAGAGGTTCAGCCACATCAGGCTCGTAGTTAAAGACCGCGAAAAGGAAAAGGAACTTACAATTCCTCAGGAGCGAGGTGACAACTAA
- the rpsS gene encoding 30S ribosomal protein S19: MSRSQKKGPYVHPKLMKKIREMNEKGEKKPIKTWSRASMITPEMIGHTIAVYNGMKHIPVYITENMIGHRLGEFSPTRRFGGHADKKAKKGQVK, from the coding sequence ATGTCTAGATCACAGAAAAAGGGTCCATATGTACACCCGAAATTGATGAAAAAGATAAGAGAAATGAACGAAAAGGGCGAAAAGAAACCTATCAAAACCTGGAGCAGAGCATCAATGATTACTCCAGAAATGATCGGTCATACTATAGCGGTATACAATGGCATGAAGCATATTCCTGTATATATTACCGAAAACATGATTGGTCACAGGCTCGGCGAGTTTTCACCTACTCGGAGATTCGGTGGACACGCTGATAAGAAAGCCAAAAAAGGTCAAGTTAAATGA
- the rplB gene encoding 50S ribosomal protein L2 gives MGLRRFKPVTPSRRFSLLPDYSEVTKTEPEKSLIEPLKKKAGRNHHGRVTVRHQGGGHKRMYRIIDFKRNKFGIPARVEAIEYDPNRTARIALLLYADGERRYILAPKGLKVGDTVMNGPEAEIAAGNALPLENIPVGTIVHNIEFQPGKGGQIARSAGTYAQLMAKEGRYALLRMPSGELRKVIVKCMATIGMVGNEEHSNEVHGKAGRKRWLGVRPTVRGMTMNPVDHPMGGGEGKSKGHIPQSPWGMPAKGYKTRRRKKPSDKLIVKRRNQI, from the coding sequence ATGGGTCTTAGAAGATTTAAACCAGTTACTCCCAGCAGAAGATTTTCCCTTCTGCCTGATTATAGCGAAGTAACAAAAACAGAACCTGAAAAATCCTTGATAGAGCCTTTGAAGAAAAAGGCAGGTAGAAACCATCATGGACGTGTTACAGTCAGACACCAGGGTGGCGGCCACAAGAGAATGTACAGGATTATTGATTTCAAGAGAAATAAATTTGGCATACCTGCCAGAGTAGAAGCTATCGAATACGATCCCAATAGAACCGCGAGAATTGCATTGCTCCTATACGCCGACGGCGAGAGAAGATACATCCTCGCACCCAAAGGGCTAAAAGTAGGAGACACTGTAATGAATGGGCCAGAGGCCGAAATAGCGGCGGGAAACGCTCTTCCACTTGAAAACATTCCCGTTGGCACAATTGTTCACAACATAGAGTTCCAACCTGGTAAAGGCGGTCAAATTGCGAGATCAGCCGGTACTTATGCCCAGCTCATGGCGAAAGAGGGAAGATACGCACTCCTTAGAATGCCTTCCGGGGAGCTGAGAAAAGTCATCGTGAAGTGCATGGCCACCATCGGAATGGTTGGAAATGAAGAGCATTCAAACGAAGTGCACGGTAAAGCTGGCAGAAAGAGATGGCTTGGTGTCAGACCTACCGTTAGAGGTATGACCATGAACCCCGTAGACCATCCTATGGGCGGTGGTGAAGGTAAATCCAAAGGTCATATTCCTCAAAGCCCATGGGGAATGCCCGCAAAAGGTTATAAAACCAGAAGACGCAAGAAGCCTTCTGACAAACTCATAGTTAAACGCAGGAACCAAATTTAA
- the rplW gene encoding 50S ribosomal protein L23, whose protein sequence is MANPRLTLSDILIRPIITEKSVMAGENNKYVFEVHRSATKYNVREAVEKLFNVKVEKVNLLNVKGKPKRRGILEGRSRSWKKAVVTLVEGYRIKELEGQH, encoded by the coding sequence ATGGCAAATCCCAGACTTACTCTCAGCGACATTTTAATCAGGCCTATCATAACGGAAAAATCCGTGATGGCTGGTGAAAATAACAAATACGTTTTCGAAGTGCATCGAAGCGCTACAAAATACAATGTGAGAGAAGCTGTCGAAAAGCTCTTTAACGTAAAGGTCGAAAAAGTGAATTTGCTCAATGTTAAAGGCAAACCGAAGAGAAGAGGGATACTTGAAGGAAGAAGCCGCTCCTGGAAAAAAGCTGTGGTAACCCTCGTAGAAGGCTATCGCATCAAAGAACTCGAAGGCCAACACTGA
- the rplD gene encoding 50S ribosomal protein L4: MAHLNVLDVNGKNVGTVELKDEIFGHDVISDKKKIDLMHRYVDMQLSSRRAGTASTKTRAEVSGGGRKPWVQKHTGRARTGSTRNPLWRHGGVIHGPKPKDWSKKLNKKMKKLALKYALSLRHQEGNLVVLDDIKFETPRTREMKNVVANLGFEKGTKALFVLPWKKEEYRNVKLSGKNIPEIKVIIADNPGNGRSTNIDGLNVYDILNHEKLVLTVDLVRKIEEVLG; encoded by the coding sequence ATGGCCCATTTAAACGTCTTAGACGTTAACGGAAAAAACGTGGGAACCGTTGAACTTAAAGATGAGATTTTCGGGCATGACGTTATTAGCGACAAAAAGAAAATCGACCTGATGCATCGCTATGTGGATATGCAATTGTCTTCAAGAAGAGCGGGCACAGCATCAACAAAGACAAGGGCAGAGGTTTCTGGCGGTGGAAGAAAGCCATGGGTTCAGAAACACACAGGAAGAGCAAGGACGGGTTCTACGAGAAACCCCTTGTGGAGACATGGTGGCGTTATCCACGGCCCCAAACCGAAAGATTGGTCGAAGAAGCTCAACAAAAAGATGAAGAAACTCGCATTAAAATATGCGCTTAGCCTCAGACACCAGGAAGGCAATTTGGTTGTTCTCGACGATATAAAATTTGAAACCCCGAGAACCAGAGAGATGAAGAATGTCGTCGCAAATCTTGGATTCGAAAAGGGCACAAAGGCACTCTTTGTCCTTCCATGGAAAAAAGAGGAATACAGGAACGTCAAACTATCGGGAAAGAATATTCCCGAAATCAAGGTGATCATAGCTGACAATCCCGGAAACGGTAGATCGACTAACATAGATGGTCTAAACGTTTACGATATTCTCAACCATGAGAAGCTCGTGTTAACAGTCGATCTTGTCCGCAAGATCGAGGAGGTGCTCGGGTAA
- the rplC gene encoding 50S ribosomal protein L3, giving the protein MKGIIGRKLGMTTVYRDGEALGVTVIKAGPCTVIQKKTAAAGEYDAIQLGFEELPQKRAEKLLTKPLLKKFEAANVKPHRVLKEIRVNNPDEYNVGDIIDAGVFAEGEIVDITGWTKGRGFTGAMKRWNFRGGEASHGSKFHRELGSVGNHTEPAKIWKGKKMPGRYGNERVTVQNLEVVKVDAENGIIAVHGAVPGARGGLVIIKSAKKPRR; this is encoded by the coding sequence ATGAAAGGTATAATTGGCAGAAAACTTGGGATGACCACTGTTTATAGGGATGGAGAAGCTCTTGGAGTAACCGTTATTAAAGCCGGTCCCTGCACGGTCATTCAGAAGAAAACTGCCGCTGCTGGTGAATACGATGCAATCCAGCTTGGTTTTGAAGAACTTCCCCAAAAGAGGGCTGAAAAGCTTTTGACAAAACCCCTCTTAAAGAAGTTTGAAGCGGCTAATGTAAAACCCCACCGTGTATTGAAGGAAATCAGAGTGAATAATCCCGACGAATATAATGTTGGGGACATTATTGATGCCGGTGTGTTCGCAGAAGGAGAGATCGTTGATATCACCGGATGGACAAAAGGAAGAGGATTCACCGGCGCCATGAAGAGATGGAACTTCCGCGGTGGTGAAGCTTCTCATGGTTCAAAGTTTCACAGAGAATTAGGTTCTGTGGGTAACCACACTGAACCTGCGAAGATCTGGAAAGGCAAGAAAATGCCAGGTCGTTATGGCAACGAGAGAGTCACTGTTCAGAATCTGGAAGTTGTTAAAGTCGATGCAGAAAATGGAATCATAGCCGTGCATGGCGCAGTCCCAGGAGCGAGGGGCGGGCTCGTCATTATCAAGAGCGCGAAGAAGCCCCGAAGATGA
- the rpsJ gene encoding 30S ribosomal protein S10: MAKQKIRIRLKAYDHRLLDMSAKKIVEAVKITNAKVSGPVPLPTERTLYTVITAPHKYKDAREQFEKLVHKRLIEIVDPTPKTIDSLMKIDLPAGVDVEIKL, from the coding sequence ATGGCCAAACAAAAGATCAGGATCCGCTTAAAGGCTTATGACCACAGACTCTTGGATATGTCGGCCAAAAAGATTGTAGAGGCCGTAAAAATCACGAATGCCAAGGTCTCTGGACCTGTGCCGCTGCCGACAGAAAGAACACTGTATACAGTTATTACGGCACCACACAAATACAAAGACGCAAGGGAGCAATTTGAAAAGCTTGTTCACAAAAGGCTAATAGAGATTGTTGATCCAACACCTAAAACAATCGATTCCCTGATGAAGATTGATCTTCCCGCTGGCGTGGATGTAGAAATCAAATTGTGA
- the tuf gene encoding elongation factor Tu: MAKEKFERTKPHLNIGTIGHIDHGKTTLTAAITKSLSYKGFADFTPFDAIDKAPEEKARGITINVTHVEYQTEKRHYAHIDCPGHADYIKNMITGAAQMDGAILVVAATDGVMPQTREHVLLARQVNVPAMVVFINKVDMVDDEELVELVEEEVRELLSNYEFPGDEVPVIKGSALMALEADNPDDPWVKKIYELMDAVDNYVPEPERDTDKPFLMPIEDIFSITGRGTVVTGRVERGVVHVGDEVEIIGLSYEVRKTVVTGVEMFRKLLDEGVAGDNVGCLLRGVGKDEVKRGQVLAKPGSITPHKKFKANIYVLKKEEGGRHTPFTKGYRPQFYIRTADVTGELVDLPEGVEMVIPGDNVVMTVELIYPVAIEKGMRFAVREGGRTVGAGVVSEIIE, translated from the coding sequence ATGGCGAAAGAAAAGTTTGAACGAACGAAGCCCCATCTTAACATTGGTACCATCGGTCATATTGACCATGGTAAAACAACGCTGACAGCGGCAATCACAAAATCTCTTTCCTACAAAGGCTTTGCAGATTTCACACCCTTTGATGCTATTGACAAAGCTCCTGAAGAAAAGGCAAGAGGAATCACAATCAACGTCACTCACGTCGAATACCAGACTGAGAAGAGACACTACGCTCACATTGACTGTCCGGGACACGCCGACTACATCAAAAACATGATCACAGGTGCTGCCCAGATGGACGGAGCCATTCTTGTTGTGGCTGCTACCGATGGTGTTATGCCTCAGACAAGAGAGCACGTTCTTCTTGCAAGACAGGTTAACGTTCCTGCCATGGTCGTTTTCATCAACAAAGTCGATATGGTAGACGATGAAGAGCTCGTTGAACTCGTTGAAGAAGAAGTAAGAGAACTTCTCAGCAACTACGAATTCCCCGGAGACGAAGTCCCTGTCATCAAGGGATCCGCTCTTATGGCTCTTGAAGCTGACAACCCTGATGATCCATGGGTAAAGAAAATTTACGAACTCATGGACGCTGTTGACAACTATGTTCCAGAACCTGAAAGAGATACAGACAAACCATTCCTCATGCCCATCGAAGATATTTTCTCCATCACCGGAAGAGGAACTGTCGTTACCGGTAGAGTTGAACGTGGCGTTGTCCATGTTGGCGACGAAGTCGAAATCATTGGGCTTTCATATGAAGTCAGGAAGACCGTTGTAACCGGTGTCGAAATGTTCAGAAAACTTCTTGATGAAGGCGTTGCCGGCGATAACGTTGGTTGTCTTCTCAGAGGCGTTGGCAAAGACGAAGTCAAGAGAGGACAGGTTCTTGCAAAACCCGGTTCAATCACACCTCACAAGAAGTTCAAGGCCAATATCTACGTTCTGAAGAAAGAAGAAGGCGGAAGACATACACCATTCACAAAGGGTTACAGACCTCAGTTCTACATTAGAACAGCTGATGTTACAGGAGAACTCGTTGACCTTCCAGAAGGCGTTGAAATGGTTATCCCCGGCGATAACGTCGTTATGACTGTTGAACTCATTTACCCTGTTGCTATTGAAAAGGGTATGAGATTTGCTGTCCGTGAAGGTGGCAGAACAGTTGGCGCTGGTGTTGTCAGCGAAATCATCGAGTAA
- the fusA gene encoding elongation factor G yields MKERRTRLDAVRNIGIMAHIDAGKTTTTERILFYTGKKYKLGSVDDGTATMDWMDQEKERGITITSAATTCFWRDHRINIIDTPGHVDFTVEVERSLRVLDGAIAVFDAQAGVEPQSETVWRQADKYRVPRIAFINKMDKIGADFDAAVQSMVDRLFANPIPVQIPIGAESEFDGIVDLVKMKAIKWYDPEGTEYGYEEIPAELIEKAEESREDLITHVAEFDEEIMELYLNGEEVPEDRLKAAIRAGTLANEIVPVLCGSAFKNRGVQPLLDAIVDYLPAPIDLPPVIGIDPDTQAEVKVEPEEKAPFVAMAFKIMVDPHVGKVTFVRVYSGSLNKGSYVFNCNKGIKERVSRLLFMHANQREEVDYIRAGDIVAIVGLKNTMTGETLVADGAGKVLLEQIEFPEPVISIAVEAASKNDLPKLSKALQALTEEDPSLKTFVDPETNETILSGMGELHLEVVVERIKREFNANLRVGHPQVSYRETIKEEAKAEGKYIRQSGGKGQYGHVILKVEPCKEQLVFEDRTAGGVIPKEFIPAIEAGAKEAAMSGVLAGYPMVNLKISLLDGSYHEVDSSEMAFKIASSMAFREACRKASPVLLEPIMLVELTSPEEYLGDLIADLNSRRARIEGFENKSGLRIVKAHVPLSELFGYATVVRSLSQGRATHVIQFSHYAEVPEKIAEKILGS; encoded by the coding sequence GTGAAAGAAAGACGCACCAGGTTAGATGCCGTAAGAAATATTGGCATCATGGCACACATTGATGCCGGTAAGACCACAACTACAGAGAGAATACTCTTTTACACCGGAAAGAAATACAAGCTTGGAAGCGTGGATGATGGTACTGCCACTATGGATTGGATGGATCAGGAAAAAGAACGTGGCATTACCATAACATCTGCTGCCACAACATGTTTCTGGAGAGATCATAGAATAAATATTATTGATACACCCGGCCACGTTGACTTTACTGTGGAAGTTGAGAGGTCTCTTAGAGTACTCGATGGTGCCATTGCTGTTTTTGATGCCCAGGCCGGTGTAGAGCCTCAATCGGAAACTGTTTGGCGCCAGGCTGACAAATATCGTGTTCCGCGAATTGCTTTCATCAACAAGATGGATAAGATTGGCGCGGATTTCGATGCCGCTGTTCAGAGTATGGTTGATAGGCTTTTTGCGAATCCGATCCCTGTACAGATACCCATAGGAGCAGAAAGCGAATTTGATGGCATCGTTGACCTGGTTAAAATGAAGGCAATTAAATGGTACGACCCCGAAGGTACGGAATACGGTTACGAAGAAATTCCCGCCGAATTAATAGAAAAAGCCGAAGAATCAAGAGAAGATCTTATAACCCATGTAGCAGAATTCGATGAGGAAATAATGGAACTCTATCTCAATGGCGAAGAAGTACCTGAAGATAGGCTGAAAGCAGCTATTCGAGCCGGAACGCTTGCCAATGAAATAGTACCGGTACTGTGCGGTTCAGCCTTTAAAAACAGGGGTGTCCAGCCTTTGCTTGATGCAATTGTAGATTATTTGCCGGCACCTATTGATCTGCCCCCTGTCATAGGCATTGATCCGGATACTCAAGCAGAAGTAAAAGTGGAGCCAGAGGAAAAGGCTCCCTTTGTCGCCATGGCTTTTAAGATCATGGTTGATCCTCATGTTGGTAAGGTTACTTTTGTCAGAGTTTACTCAGGCTCCCTTAACAAGGGAAGTTATGTCTTTAATTGCAATAAGGGCATCAAAGAGCGCGTTTCAAGGCTGCTCTTCATGCATGCCAATCAGAGAGAAGAAGTGGATTATATCAGAGCGGGTGATATCGTTGCCATTGTCGGTTTGAAGAACACGATGACAGGAGAAACGCTTGTTGCGGACGGTGCCGGGAAGGTATTGCTGGAACAGATTGAATTCCCTGAACCTGTGATTTCAATTGCAGTGGAAGCTGCCAGCAAAAACGATCTTCCCAAGCTGTCAAAGGCTTTGCAAGCTTTAACAGAAGAAGATCCATCATTGAAGACCTTTGTTGATCCGGAAACCAATGAGACCATACTTTCTGGCATGGGTGAACTTCATCTTGAAGTCGTTGTGGAGCGAATAAAAAGGGAGTTCAACGCTAATTTGAGGGTTGGCCATCCACAGGTATCTTACCGGGAGACTATCAAAGAAGAGGCCAAAGCAGAAGGGAAGTACATAAGGCAGTCCGGTGGAAAGGGACAATATGGACACGTGATATTGAAAGTTGAACCCTGTAAAGAGCAATTGGTCTTCGAAGACAGGACAGCAGGCGGTGTTATACCAAAGGAATTCATTCCAGCTATTGAGGCCGGAGCAAAAGAAGCCGCCATGTCCGGCGTTCTTGCGGGCTATCCCATGGTAAACCTGAAAATTTCTTTGCTGGATGGTTCATACCATGAAGTAGATTCATCAGAAATGGCATTCAAAATTGCTTCATCGATGGCTTTTAGAGAGGCATGTCGAAAGGCCAGTCCGGTGTTGCTGGAGCCCATTATGCTTGTTGAACTTACAAGCCCGGAAGAATATCTCGGTGATCTGATAGCCGACTTGAATTCAAGAAGAGCTCGTATTGAAGGGTTCGAAAACAAGTCCGGGCTCAGAATTGTTAAAGCCCATGTTCCATTATCGGAACTCTTTGGGTATGCTACTGTGGTTCGATCCCTATCTCAGGGACGTGCCACGCACGTGATACAGTTTTCGCATTACGCAGAAGTACCTGAGAAAATCGCGGAAAAAATCCTTGGTTCATAA
- the rpsG gene encoding 30S ribosomal protein S7, translated as MRRRRAIKREVAPDPIYNDVLVTKLINRIMIDGKKSKAEKIVYEAIEHLSERTKQPPMEAFKKAINNVRPLLEVRPRRVGGATYQIPFEVPEHRAISLALRWIVNASRAKKGKPLSEKLAMELIDAYNGTGTAVKKREDVHRMAEAGKAYAHFRW; from the coding sequence ATGAGAAGAAGAAGAGCAATAAAGAGAGAAGTCGCTCCTGATCCAATTTACAATGATGTTCTTGTAACGAAGTTGATAAATAGGATTATGATCGATGGAAAAAAGAGCAAAGCGGAAAAAATAGTCTATGAGGCCATTGAACACCTTTCAGAAAGAACAAAGCAGCCCCCAATGGAAGCTTTCAAGAAGGCTATTAACAATGTAAGACCCCTTCTTGAGGTTCGACCAAGGCGTGTTGGAGGAGCTACTTATCAGATTCCTTTTGAGGTGCCTGAGCACAGAGCTATTTCACTCGCACTTCGCTGGATTGTTAATGCTTCCAGAGCGAAGAAAGGCAAACCCCTGAGCGAAAAGCTCGCTATGGAATTAATAGATGCGTACAATGGCACGGGGACTGCCGTTAAAAAGAGAGAAGACGTACACAGAATGGCCGAAGCGGGTAAAGCATACGCTCACTTCAGATGGTAA
- the rpsL gene encoding 30S ribosomal protein S12 yields the protein MPTINQLVRHARKSVKKKSKSPALENNPQKRGVCVRVSTMTPKKPNSALRKIARVRLSNGTEVTAYIPGEGHNLQEHSVVLVRGGRVKDLPGVRYKIIRGTLDSEGVANRKQSRSRYGAKRPKK from the coding sequence ATGCCGACCATTAATCAGTTAGTGCGCCACGCGAGAAAGAGTGTGAAAAAGAAGTCCAAATCTCCCGCTCTGGAGAACAATCCCCAGAAGCGCGGTGTTTGTGTCAGGGTTTCCACGATGACCCCGAAAAAGCCTAATTCCGCTCTTCGTAAAATTGCGAGGGTAAGGCTTTCCAACGGGACAGAGGTTACCGCTTACATCCCCGGTGAAGGGCACAACCTTCAGGAGCACTCTGTTGTGCTTGTTAGGGGAGGAAGGGTTAAGGACCTTCCCGGTGTAAGATACAAGATAATCAGAGGCACACTGGACTCTGAAGGAGTCGCCAACAGAAAACAGTCCAGAAGTAGATACGGTGCCAAAAGGCCGAAGAAGTAA
- a CDS encoding DNA polymerase III subunit delta, with amino-acid sequence MIYSLLGDSELLKELFVKSKANNPTIIFPDDDEKFAKLERAVTTSLMFAKNNGIWLKKFKNWNKQERATATSLIEKMGDGLLLFVEDKPMENSKIINFELPKPWDKKGWERFINDLASKLEIEVEKKAVERLFELFGGKEWILFSELKKLKALNKKISLEDIEFYCYAMSTTTSEEISMNILKGIAASAVTREIEESNIVFPQLLSSLSKLLFDLGLIKEAYQSNSDLAGDWKSLLKLEKITGIKAGRVAKITGFAFSGTTGGPNLVTLYSLKKIKTSLVELQKLDESYKNGELNDKSGFLQLLSLFVK; translated from the coding sequence ATGATATATTCTTTGCTTGGTGACTCTGAATTGCTCAAGGAACTGTTCGTAAAGAGCAAAGCGAATAACCCGACAATTATTTTTCCGGATGACGACGAAAAGTTCGCGAAGCTTGAAAGGGCAGTCACCACCTCTTTGATGTTTGCTAAGAATAACGGAATATGGCTTAAAAAATTCAAAAATTGGAATAAGCAGGAGAGAGCAACAGCCACATCTCTCATAGAAAAAATGGGAGATGGGCTTTTGCTTTTTGTTGAAGACAAGCCAATGGAGAATTCAAAAATAATTAATTTTGAACTTCCAAAGCCCTGGGATAAAAAGGGTTGGGAAAGGTTCATCAACGATTTGGCTTCAAAGCTGGAAATCGAGGTAGAGAAAAAGGCTGTGGAAAGGTTATTCGAATTGTTCGGCGGGAAAGAATGGATTCTATTCTCGGAATTAAAAAAACTCAAAGCTCTCAACAAGAAGATCTCTCTTGAGGATATCGAGTTTTATTGCTATGCCATGAGCACCACCACATCAGAGGAAATCTCCATGAATATATTGAAAGGTATTGCTGCAAGTGCTGTGACGAGAGAAATTGAAGAAAGCAATATTGTATTTCCGCAACTTCTTTCCTCATTAAGCAAACTCCTCTTCGATCTTGGGCTTATTAAAGAAGCTTATCAATCAAACAGTGATCTGGCTGGCGATTGGAAATCCCTCTTAAAGCTGGAGAAGATTACTGGTATCAAAGCGGGCCGAGTCGCAAAAATCACCGGCTTCGCTTTTTCGGGCACAACCGGAGGACCCAATCTGGTAACCCTTTACAGTTTGAAGAAAATCAAAACTTCACTTGTTGAACTTCAAAAGCTCGACGAGTCTTATAAGAACGGCGAACTGAACGACAAATCTGGGTTTCTTCAACTTTTATCCCTTTTTGTAAAGTAA